From Streptomyces sp. NBC_01754, a single genomic window includes:
- a CDS encoding Yip1 family protein, with product MAGFRIGRGRDNRTPQQHPQQQQPYGQAPSAPPYGGQAWPPAGGGGAPYGGPQGAPYGAGQAGGGHGGAGQGGGPGEPEYFGDPYHQPPQHDPYANAPGHTQAFRIDEDPYGEGSTYHAGSAPAQPVGPRLRWKQLLSGIVLRPGPTFWQMRDYPVWGPALVVTFVYGLLALFGFDQARDEAIHAEVSTAAPYVIFTGVGFVIGGLVLGAVTHTLARQLGGTGSWQPTVGLSMLIMSITDAPRLVFALFLGGENSLVQILGWVTWLAAGALFTSMVSKSHDLPWLKALGASAIQLIALLSIIKLGTI from the coding sequence GTGGCTGGATTCAGGATCGGACGCGGCCGGGACAACCGCACACCGCAACAACACCCGCAGCAGCAACAGCCGTACGGGCAGGCACCGTCAGCGCCGCCGTACGGCGGGCAGGCGTGGCCCCCGGCGGGCGGCGGCGGCGCGCCGTACGGCGGCCCCCAGGGCGCCCCGTACGGCGCCGGGCAGGCGGGCGGAGGGCACGGAGGTGCCGGGCAAGGGGGCGGACCCGGGGAGCCCGAGTACTTCGGCGACCCGTACCACCAGCCCCCGCAGCACGACCCGTACGCCAACGCCCCAGGGCACACCCAGGCGTTCCGTATCGACGAGGACCCGTACGGCGAGGGCAGCACCTACCACGCCGGCAGCGCCCCCGCCCAGCCCGTCGGCCCGCGACTGCGCTGGAAGCAGCTGCTGAGCGGAATCGTGCTGCGCCCGGGACCGACGTTCTGGCAGATGCGCGACTACCCGGTGTGGGGGCCCGCGCTCGTCGTGACGTTCGTCTACGGGCTGCTCGCGCTGTTCGGCTTCGACCAGGCCCGGGACGAGGCGATCCACGCGGAGGTCTCCACCGCGGCGCCGTACGTGATCTTCACGGGCGTCGGGTTCGTCATCGGCGGCCTGGTCCTCGGCGCGGTCACCCACACCCTGGCCCGCCAGCTCGGCGGTACCGGCTCCTGGCAGCCGACCGTGGGGCTGTCCATGCTGATCATGTCGATCACGGACGCGCCCCGGCTGGTCTTCGCACTGTTCCTGGGCGGCGAGAACTCCCTGGTGCAGATCCTCGGCTGGGTCACCTGGCTCGCCGCCGGCGCGCTGTTCACGTCGATGGTGAGCAAATCGCACGACCTGCCGTGGCTGAAGGCGCTGGGCGCCTCGGCGATCCAGCTGATCGCGCTGCTGTCGATCATCAAACTCGGCACGATCTGA